From one Xylanibacillus composti genomic stretch:
- a CDS encoding matrixin family metalloprotease, which produces MTLSYGRKLFFVCLIIYLLSTLLFSAHSSARVHSFKWAHMNGSIVDVKANADYLNSSWNGAIYNDGRWAWNGSAAPVYVSDINYYYSDLDLVSIDANSWVADRGWGVNYSAFAQPWNGTTMCAATPDDHLSAICTGNVDHGTIYFNGKNDPEYNLSTTLKKATIAHEIGHILGLDHSPAGTLSIMAFHVGSNDFSHVPTTYDITDLNNKY; this is translated from the coding sequence ATGACGCTATCCTATGGCAGAAAGTTGTTCTTTGTTTGCCTAATCATCTATCTTTTAAGCACTTTGTTGTTTTCCGCACATTCTTCAGCGAGGGTGCATAGTTTTAAGTGGGCTCATATGAATGGGAGTATCGTAGATGTAAAGGCAAATGCTGATTATCTGAATAGCAGTTGGAATGGCGCAATCTATAATGACGGAAGATGGGCGTGGAATGGCAGTGCTGCACCAGTTTACGTTTCGGATATAAACTATTATTACTCTGATTTAGATCTGGTATCTATTGATGCTAACTCTTGGGTAGCAGACAGAGGTTGGGGCGTTAATTATTCTGCATTTGCTCAACCGTGGAACGGTACAACAATGTGTGCCGCAACACCGGATGACCATTTAAGTGCGATCTGCACCGGTAATGTTGATCACGGTACCATATACTTCAATGGGAAAAATGATCCTGAATACAACTTATCCACGACGTTGAAAAAGGCAACTATAGCTCACGAAATCGGGCATATTCTTGGACTAGATCATTCACCAGCGGGAACTTTATCGATCATGGCCTTTCATGTGGGAAGCAATGACTTTAGTCATGTTCCAACCACATACGATATTACCGATTTGAACAATAAATACTAG
- a CDS encoding putative holin-like toxin: MKFSFADMMMFAMFILALLTYVNKRK, translated from the coding sequence ATGAAATTTTCTTTTGCTGATATGATGATGTTCGCTATGTTTATCTTGGCGCTCCTCACATATGTGAACAAAAGAAAATAA
- a CDS encoding LytTR family transcriptional regulator DNA-binding domain-containing protein, giving the protein MDKEKYIPVIRPDDRSFHWLDVREILYFGLEGRRVVYYTQDDVYHHIINLEELLDLLAPTGFEKLDRGVNVQMDKITYYDSVLGKVYFDDPLHKNSHYATVSAACMKKVEKLLPKSRDISLMDQPFPEE; this is encoded by the coding sequence ATGGATAAGGAAAAATACATCCCCGTAATCAGACCCGACGATCGAAGCTTTCATTGGTTGGATGTGCGAGAGATCCTTTACTTTGGGTTGGAAGGCCGACGTGTGGTCTACTATACCCAAGATGACGTCTATCATCATATTATAAATTTAGAAGAATTGCTCGACTTGCTGGCCCCGACTGGATTTGAGAAGCTAGATCGGGGCGTAAATGTGCAGATGGACAAGATTACCTACTACGACTCCGTGCTGGGCAAAGTATACTTCGACGATCCGCTTCATAAGAACTCCCACTACGCAACAGTATCCGCAGCATGCATGAAGAAGGTTGAGAAGCTTCTACCGAAGAGCCGGGATATTTCCCTGATGGATCAACCTTTCCCCGAGGAATGA
- a CDS encoding cyclic lactone autoinducer peptide → MKKKVIRYAIISISALLYFVSIISVSTACWVIGYRPEVPEELLKKKN, encoded by the coding sequence ATGAAGAAGAAGGTAATACGATATGCTATTATATCTATATCAGCACTACTGTATTTCGTATCTATAATTTCCGTTTCTACAGCTTGTTGGGTTATCGGATATAGGCCCGAGGTCCCCGAAGAACTCCTAAAAAAGAAAAATTAA
- a CDS encoding accessory gene regulator ArgB-like protein, with product MQIIAERIAMSMKKAVPDRTASVEVLKFGLVTLISNVSVVLLAIIFGLFIGMLKETVLTILTVALLRFIIGGIHFRSMLVCMLVSVVVLTILPLIPINNTWIVILTVLSVLIILVFAPSNIANKTRIPEKHFRLLKFSAAIIVSLNFFFLSGIFAKGCFTASLGIVKFRRRGRGV from the coding sequence GTGCAAATAATTGCTGAAAGAATCGCCATGTCAATGAAAAAGGCGGTACCTGATAGAACAGCCTCAGTAGAAGTGCTGAAATTTGGTTTGGTGACATTGATCAGTAATGTTTCCGTTGTTTTACTCGCAATTATATTTGGATTGTTTATAGGAATGCTAAAAGAAACAGTGCTAACAATATTAACTGTTGCTTTACTTCGGTTCATTATAGGCGGCATACACTTTCGATCAATGTTGGTGTGTATGCTAGTTTCGGTTGTAGTGCTGACAATATTACCACTTATTCCGATTAACAATACCTGGATTGTAATATTAACAGTTTTAAGCGTGCTTATAATTTTGGTATTTGCTCCATCTAATATAGCAAATAAGACAAGAATTCCAGAAAAACACTTTCGACTGCTTAAATTTAGTGCCGCGATTATAGTTTCTTTAAATTTTTTTTTCTTGTCAGGTATCTTTGCAAAGGGTTGCTTTACAGCATCTTTAGGGATTGTTAAATTTAGGAGGAGAGGGAGAGGTGTATGA
- a CDS encoding papain-like cysteine protease family protein, producing MVRKLSLLSLSYVLIFALSFVGTSTASTTYKLLDVVQHPQEKSNWCWVAASKSIVQYHTGTAYTQCQIYKWGKGTTDCPNEDGSWSNYQNVFDNAGFVNKGTEASGTVTLNFIKGQIDADKPMIIRKSWLDSSTGKKTGTNHAAPVIGYNTSTKRVAYINITYSNPSNTGTVWRDYDYMVDNTSYEWTKSRYGMYK from the coding sequence ATGGTAAGAAAATTATCCCTATTATCTTTATCTTATGTTTTGATTTTTGCTCTATCCTTTGTCGGCACGTCCACAGCTAGTACAACCTATAAATTGCTAGATGTAGTGCAGCACCCACAAGAAAAAAGTAACTGGTGCTGGGTTGCGGCATCTAAATCAATCGTACAGTACCATACAGGTACTGCATACACACAATGCCAGATTTACAAATGGGGCAAGGGGACGACAGATTGTCCGAATGAAGATGGAAGCTGGTCAAATTATCAAAATGTATTTGATAATGCTGGCTTTGTGAATAAAGGTACGGAAGCGTCAGGAACTGTTACTTTAAATTTTATCAAAGGTCAAATCGATGCCGATAAGCCCATGATCATTAGAAAGTCATGGCTTGACAGTAGCACCGGTAAAAAGACGGGAACTAATCATGCGGCACCAGTAATTGGGTACAATACTTCCACTAAAAGAGTTGCTTACATTAACATCACTTATTCAAACCCCTCTAACACGGGAACAGTTTGGCGTGACTATGACTATATGGTAGATAACACAAGTTATGAATGGACTAAATCTCGCTATGGTATGTATAAGTAA